CGGGTGGCGCAACCAGATTTACCAGGTTTCGATAGGCAACACGCTCCGCCGTGCATGTGTATAGAAATGGAATGTTGTTCAACCAGAAACCGGCGACATTGCTGGGCGTAAAGTCCGCGCCATGTGTATTGTATACAGCAAGGCAGGCAGTAGTGTAATTGGTATCGTCGTCCGCAATTGCACAAGTCATCCCTTCAGCGGACATTTTGCTCCAGTCATAGTCCAACCCACATTCCTTGCGCACGGATTCGTCGGATCTCATTGAAAAGTAATCGTTCAGCGGCCACCTGCCCTGAGATTGCAGATAAGTTCTGATTTGAGCGGAAGACCTTCCCTCCACAGGCTTACCCAGCATGCAGCCGGCGATCCTGCCCAGCCACGCGCCATATGCTTTATCATACAGCACATCCCGATCGATGTCGCAGGTTTTCTTTGTATCCGAGCCTTTGCTGAGCGCGCGAATCCCTTTGATATCCGACGGTTCTTTATATGGGTAACCATCCCGAACGGGCAGACTGGCAGTCATGTCATAAAATTCCCCGACAAGCTGAACGTTTTCACTAAGAGTAAAATCCAGACTTTTCAATTGCGCAGCCTGGTCGGTAATCAAAGAGATGTCTTTTCCTTCTTCATGGCACTGCATAATCTCGATGTCTATATGCTCTGCACATGGACGGATCCATGCCCAGTCAAGTTGATTTGAGTTGTCCATATTTGCTCCCGCAAAACAATTCCATCAGCATGATATCATATCACTTTTGACTGCCTACCGCCTTGCACGACCGCAAACTGTCAACCGCCGACTGCGACCGACATAAAAAGTTTGACACTTGCCTTCTGGCCGTATAAAATATATAGGTTTAGGAAGCCCGGCAGCTTATTAAGTCCCCGGGCTGTTTTGGCATGTATAAATCCACCCACCAAACAACCGATGACAGGAGGAACGAAAAACAAAATGTCAGTCAAAGTCGGAATCAACGGATTCGGCAGAATCGGCCGCTTGTCCCTGAGAGGGATGCTTGAGAACTATCCCAACGATATCGAAGTCGTTGCAATTAACGATCTGTTCGACTCCAAAACCAATGCCCACCTTTTCAAGTATGACAGCAACTACGGCCCGTGGAAGGGAACCGTCGAGGCAGTCGATGACGGAATCATCATCGACGGCAAGAAGATTGCTGTTTATGCCGAAAAGGACCCCGCGAACATTCCGTGGGAGAAGCACGGCGTCGAGATCGTAGTAGAAAGCACCGGCGTTTTTACCGATGCCACAAAGGCCGCCGCTCACAAGCACGGCACAGTAAAGAAAGTCATCATCTCCGCTCCCGCCAAGAATGAGGATGCCACCATCGTCATGGGCGTGAACGAGGATGTCTACAATCCGGCCACATGCAACATCGTGTCCAACGCAAGCTGCACAACCAACTGCCTTGCTCCATTTACAAAGGCTCTCAATGACGCCATTGGTATCGAGAATGGTTTCATGAATACGATCCACTCATACACCAATGACCAGAGGACAGCCGACCAGGCTCACAAGGACCCGAGACGTGCCCGCGCAGCCGCCGTGAATATCATTCCGACCAGCACAGGCGCAGCTAAGGCCATCGGTCTTGTAATCCCTGAGCTTAAGGGCAAACTGCACGGTCTTTCACTGCGCGTCCCGACACCGACCGTTTCCCTGGTTGACCTCACAGTCAACTTCAAGAGAGCGACCAGCGTCGAAGAGATCAACGCAGCAGTCAAGGCCGCAGCCGATGGTCCTATGAAGGGAATCCTCGGTTACACAGAAGACGCAGTGGTTTCCACAGATTTCAAGGGTGACCCGAGAAGCTCGATCTTCGACGGCCTGTCCACGATGATGCTCGGTGACACGTTCGCCAAGGTTCTTTCCTGGTATGACAACGAGTGGGCATACTCCATGAGAGTAGGCGACCTCATCATGTTCATGGTCAAGAAAGGTCTCTGAGGATGAATAAGAAGACCGTAAAGGATATCGACGTTCGCGGGAAGCGCGTTCTGGTCCGTGTGGACTTCAACGTGCCGCTGGATTCGGACCGCAACATAACCGATGATCGGCGTATCGTTGCGGCGCTTCCTACCATCAAATATCTGATAGACAACGGCGCCAAGGTGATTCTTATGTCTCACCTTGGCCGCCCTGAGACGGACGATAACGGTGTTGTCACGGCGGATTCCAAAGCGAAGTTCAATCTGGATCCTGTTGCGCAGCGCCTTTCGGACCTCCTTGGAAAGAATGTAAAAAAAGCAGACGACTGCATAGGTGATGAGGTTAAGCAGGCCGCTAAGGACCTTAAGGACGGTGACATACTTCTTCTGGAGAACGTCCGGTTCTATAAAAAAGAAAAGAAGAACGACCCTGAGTTTGCCAAGCAGCTTGCAAGTCTTGGTGAGCTTTATGTCAACGATGCGTTCGGCACTGCTCACAGAGCGCACGCTTCCACCGAGGGCGTTACAAAATATCTGCCGGGTGTTGCGGGATTTCTTATGGAGAAGGAACTCGACTACCTGGGCAAGGCTATCGGCAACCCCGAAAGGCCGTTCCTTGCTATATTGGGTGGTGCTAAGGTTGCGGACAAGATCCCTGTAATCGACAACCTGCTCACCAAAGTAAACAGCCTGATTATTGGCGGCGGCATGGCGTATACGTTCTTTAAGGCACAGGGTTATGAGATCGGCAAGTCTCTATTGGATGCCGAGGGTCTCGACCTTGCCAAGAATGCAATGGCCAAGGCCAAAGAGCTTGGCGTTGAGCTGGTACTGCCGGTAGACGTTGTCGTGGCGACTGAGTTTTCAAACGAAGCCGAGCGCAAGGTTGTGCCGGTAGACGGAATCCCTGCCGACTGGATGGGCATGGATATCGGTCCCGCCTCGATAGAGAAGTTCAAGGCAGTGGTCGCTAAGTCCAAAACAGTGGTCTGGAACGGCCCGATGGGTGTATTTGAGATGCCCAATTTTGCAGTCGGCACTAAGGCCATAGCCGAAGCTCTCGCCGATGCTGATGCAACTACGATTATCGGCGGTGGTGACTCCGCTGCTGCAGTCGAGCAGATGGGCTTTGCAAGCAAGATGAGCCATGTATCCACTGGTGGCGGTGCTTCTCTCGAATTCCTCGAAGGTAAGGAACTGCCGGGCGTGGTTGCGCTGCAGGATAAATAAGATACTGTAAAACATCAAATTAGTAATAACTAACTGCAGGCTGCGGTCATTATCGCGGCCTGCATGCACATCGAAGTGGTGACGCCCACTCAGTGCTTAAGAAATTATTAGAGGAAAACTAATGTCAAGAAAACCTTTTATTGCTGGAAACTGGAAAATGAACAAGACCATTGACGAGGGCGTCGCTCTGGTCAATGAGCTTAAGCCGCTCGTTGCGGAAATCGACAATGTGGACATAGCCGTGTGCCCGACATTCGTGTCGCTTGCCAAGGTCGGCGATGCGATTAAAGGCTCGAACATCATGCTCGGCGGTCAGAACACATTCTGGAAAGAGTCCGGCGCATGGACAAGCCAGATTTCGCCCAAGATGCTTATGGATGCGGGATGCCGGTGGGTTATTATAGGTCACTCGGAGACCCGTGGTCGATTCGGCACGGTTGATGATGAGCTTGCCAAGGTCCTTGAATATTTCGGCGAGTGCGATGCCACTGTCAATATGAAGGCCAAATTCGCGTTCGCTGCCGGTCTCAAACCGATCATTGCCTGCGGTGAGATGCTTGCCGAGCGCGAAGCAGGCAAGACTGACGCAGTCATCACTGCCCAGATGAAGACTGATCTTGCCGGGTTCACAAAAGAGCAGGCCATGCAGATGGTCATTGCATACGAGCCAGTATGGGCTATAGGTACAGGCCAGACATGCGATTCGGACGAGGCCGACAGAGTTTGCGGTTTGATACGAAGCATTGTCAAAGATATGTATGGCGCGGATGTGGCCGATGCTGTACGAATACAATATGGCGGCAGCATGAATGACAAGAATGCAGCCGAGCTGCTCGCAAAGCCGAACATAGACGGCGGTCTGGTCGGTGGTGCGGCGCTGGTTGCTGAGAAGTTTGCGACTATAATCAAGTCCGCAAAATAAATATATAACACAAAAGGGCGCAACCCTGCGCCCTTTTGTGTTACTTTTTCATCTGTGGTTGAACTAGCGTCTGATCTTTAGTTTCAGCCCGGCTAGCCCCAAAAGACCTGCTGCCAGTGCAAAAAATGAGCCAGGCTCAGGCACGCTCGGAGAGTGAACTACTCCTTCACCCATACCCAGAGCCATGGTCCAATCACCGTCATCGGCAAAGCCGATTGTCCAGTCGGCGTCATGTGGTGCATTTGAATTATTATATCCAAACACAAAGGCACTGACGTCATACTGAACGTCAGTACTTGCCCAGACTATGAGATACGGGCACTTGTCGACTGGAGTCTGTTGAACTGTCCCATGTGGCGAAAATATATCGTGAAGCTCGGCGTTTGCTTCTGTAGCTTCAACGATATTGAACGTCCAGCCATTCGGAGTCAACACACTTGTGTAGTCATTGATGTTGCCGTCACATGTGCCGATCTGTAAGTAGCCGAACGTTGTGGCAAAAGACACCTCATAGATGTAATCTCGAATACCGGTGCCGCCACATTTACTGCCGTTACAGATAACGGTAGCCCACGCTCCTGTGCTCAACAACAGCACAAGCACAACAGCGCACAACAACGCTTTTTTCATTCTACCCTCAACCCTCCTTTCATTCTCCTTTGGTATTCTTTTTGGCAAGCAGTCGGAGTGTATCACCAAAACCCATGAATGTCAACACTATGATGTCAATAACGACAATTTGTGTCAGATAAGCCCAACCTACTCATGGCTATGCCGTGAAGATGTATGATAATATTGGTATATATGGCGTGCTATATATAATGACAAGATAATGTCTTTATGTGTCCGGTTTTACATCGATATGATGTTTGCCTTTATCACAAAGCAGCAACAACCGACCCAATGGCCTCTTCCTCGATCTTGCACACTTGGTTAAGCAGGTCTATTTCGCGCTGCCTTACCTCTGGAGTCCAATCGGAGATAGACTTACCGGTCCATGGACCAAGAAACGCCTCTTTTGAGACGACCGATACCTGATGGATGGTCTGCACTTCTTTTCTGTACAGGTCGGCTGCTTTACCCAAGTCTGCCAGGTCCAGGTTCTGACGCAGGAAGCTCTCTGCGGCAAGGCGGGCATCATACAGACAATCCATATTCCACCAACTCACAAAAAATAATTTCTCCCGCTCTTCCTGTGTATAATTGTCATAGTGAGCTATGTCATCCGCCCACTTTGCAAGGGCGTGTTTGCCATAATGATATGATCCCAACTGATTTGGATGCGGAACAATATCTGCCCATGAGAAATTCTCCACCGCAAGCTCCAGTGCCATTTTTAAGGTATCTCCGCGAGAGGCAGCACCTATGTAATCAGTCAAAAAAAGCAGGAAGGGTTCCAACTTATCCACTTCAATCCGGTTGATCTGATCTCCACGGAAGTAATCGCGCATCAGGATAGTGTGCCCCTCATCTTCGTATCCGCAGATTACTGAAACATTGGATTTTTCATCGTATCCCAGCACCGGAATACCCTTGTCAATCGAGGTCACTATGTCCGATGCAAATCGTTCCATATGTGCTTCAGGATTACCAAGATGACATTCAATACGTATCGGCCTGCCGGTCACCTTGCCGGCAGCCTCAATCTCTTCAGGAAACTCCCCAACCGGACTCGACCCGCACCAACCTGTGCCGTCATTAGCTTTCCACCAGCGCGTTCGGAAGGCGAGCGCGGTTCCGCCCATTATCGTCTCATAGCTGCAAGGATGGTCTGTAATCGAAAGCGCCGATTCCAGTGCGCCTGCGAATGTGCATTCTTTATTATTTCCCCAGCTCAGCACAGGTATCGAAGAAAGTACTCTTTTCCCGAAGTCTTCGGGCAGTTTGTTTGCATGCAGTGATTCGCTTACCATGTCTATCATCCTCTTCTTTAGCCGTGTCCGGGCGGTGTGTAGTCGGCTCTTGACTGTCGAAAGCGGCACCTCAAGGAATCCGGCGATATCATTGTGTGAGTATCCATTTATGTAGAAAAGAGCTGTAACCACACGCTCGTTTTCAGGCAGAGCACGGATTGCATTAAGGACTCTTTGGCGCATCTCGCTTTGTTCGGCTAGTTCGTGCGGACCGGTGTTTGCTGACGGCAACTCCATGACATCATCGAGCGGAACAGTCGGCACACTATTGCGCCGCGCGATCATTGCACACTGGGTATACACAATCTTGCGAAACCAACCCGGAAATGCGTCAGGCTCTCGCAGATTTGCAAGTTCTTTGTATGCCTGGATAAATGATTCCTGTGCAGCGTCCTCGGCAGCAGTGAAATCCCCGAGCATAGAATAGCTGTAACCATACGCCATGTCCTGAAACCGGCGCACGATTTCACCATATGCATCCAGGTCCCCGGACTTGGTCCGTGAAATTAGTGATGTGAGATCTTTCATAATTGCTCCTATTCTACAACAGAAGGC
The nucleotide sequence above comes from bacterium. Encoded proteins:
- the tpiA gene encoding triose-phosphate isomerase, whose translation is MSRKPFIAGNWKMNKTIDEGVALVNELKPLVAEIDNVDIAVCPTFVSLAKVGDAIKGSNIMLGGQNTFWKESGAWTSQISPKMLMDAGCRWVIIGHSETRGRFGTVDDELAKVLEYFGECDATVNMKAKFAFAAGLKPIIACGEMLAEREAGKTDAVITAQMKTDLAGFTKEQAMQMVIAYEPVWAIGTGQTCDSDEADRVCGLIRSIVKDMYGADVADAVRIQYGGSMNDKNAAELLAKPNIDGGLVGGAALVAEKFATIIKSAK
- a CDS encoding phosphoglycerate kinase, whose translation is MNKKTVKDIDVRGKRVLVRVDFNVPLDSDRNITDDRRIVAALPTIKYLIDNGAKVILMSHLGRPETDDNGVVTADSKAKFNLDPVAQRLSDLLGKNVKKADDCIGDEVKQAAKDLKDGDILLLENVRFYKKEKKNDPEFAKQLASLGELYVNDAFGTAHRAHASTEGVTKYLPGVAGFLMEKELDYLGKAIGNPERPFLAILGGAKVADKIPVIDNLLTKVNSLIIGGGMAYTFFKAQGYEIGKSLLDAEGLDLAKNAMAKAKELGVELVLPVDVVVATEFSNEAERKVVPVDGIPADWMGMDIGPASIEKFKAVVAKSKTVVWNGPMGVFEMPNFAVGTKAIAEALADADATTIIGGGDSAAAVEQMGFASKMSHVSTGGGASLEFLEGKELPGVVALQDK
- a CDS encoding ADP-ribosylglycohydrolase family protein; amino-acid sequence: MDNSNQLDWAWIRPCAEHIDIEIMQCHEEGKDISLITDQAAQLKSLDFTLSENVQLVGEFYDMTASLPVRDGYPYKEPSDIKGIRALSKGSDTKKTCDIDRDVLYDKAYGAWLGRIAGCMLGKPVEGRSSAQIRTYLQSQGRWPLNDYFSMRSDESVRKECGLDYDWSKMSAEGMTCAIADDDTNYTTACLAVYNTHGADFTPSNVAGFWLNNIPFLYTCTAERVAYRNLVNLVAPPESAAFRNPYREWIGAQIRADFWGYVCPGDPARAAEYAWRDACISHVKNGIYGEMWTAAILAAAYETSDIETIIRAGLAQIPGTSRLHESIERVIRQYHDGLSYECAIADMHSRWDEAHPHGWCHTISNAIIVTIALLWGAGDFTRTICNAVMAGFDTDCNGATAGSILGLIVGAKNLPDNWVRPLNDTLHTGVAGYHCVKISEIAGRTAALASHS
- the gap gene encoding type I glyceraldehyde-3-phosphate dehydrogenase; translation: MSVKVGINGFGRIGRLSLRGMLENYPNDIEVVAINDLFDSKTNAHLFKYDSNYGPWKGTVEAVDDGIIIDGKKIAVYAEKDPANIPWEKHGVEIVVESTGVFTDATKAAAHKHGTVKKVIISAPAKNEDATIVMGVNEDVYNPATCNIVSNASCTTNCLAPFTKALNDAIGIENGFMNTIHSYTNDQRTADQAHKDPRRARAAAVNIIPTSTGAAKAIGLVIPELKGKLHGLSLRVPTPTVSLVDLTVNFKRATSVEEINAAVKAAADGPMKGILGYTEDAVVSTDFKGDPRSSIFDGLSTMMLGDTFAKVLSWYDNEWAYSMRVGDLIMFMVKKGL
- a CDS encoding sigma-70 family RNA polymerase sigma factor; translation: MKDLTSLISRTKSGDLDAYGEIVRRFQDMAYGYSYSMLGDFTAAEDAAQESFIQAYKELANLREPDAFPGWFRKIVYTQCAMIARRNSVPTVPLDDVMELPSANTGPHELAEQSEMRQRVLNAIRALPENERVVTALFYINGYSHNDIAGFLEVPLSTVKSRLHTARTRLKKRMIDMVSESLHANKLPEDFGKRVLSSIPVLSWGNNKECTFAGALESALSITDHPCSYETIMGGTALAFRTRWWKANDGTGWCGSSPVGEFPEEIEAAGKVTGRPIRIECHLGNPEAHMERFASDIVTSIDKGIPVLGYDEKSNVSVICGYEDEGHTILMRDYFRGDQINRIEVDKLEPFLLFLTDYIGAASRGDTLKMALELAVENFSWADIVPHPNQLGSYHYGKHALAKWADDIAHYDNYTQEEREKLFFVSWWNMDCLYDARLAAESFLRQNLDLADLGKAADLYRKEVQTIHQVSVVSKEAFLGPWTGKSISDWTPEVRQREIDLLNQVCKIEEEAIGSVVAAL
- a CDS encoding PEP-CTERM sorting domain-containing protein, yielding MKKALLCAVVLVLLLSTGAWATVICNGSKCGGTGIRDYIYEVSFATTFGYLQIGTCDGNINDYTSVLTPNGWTFNIVEATEANAELHDIFSPHGTVQQTPVDKCPYLIVWASTDVQYDVSAFVFGYNNSNAPHDADWTIGFADDGDWTMALGMGEGVVHSPSVPEPGSFFALAAGLLGLAGLKLKIRR